A region from the Benincasa hispida cultivar B227 chromosome 8, ASM972705v1, whole genome shotgun sequence genome encodes:
- the LOC120083939 gene encoding uncharacterized protein LOC120083939 has protein sequence MALEDQEQTPESTSHSKPSTSNAREPTVQLNAPFPRRLMKKNDEQQFKHFLELLRQLHINIPLVEALEQMLNNRLPKKQKDPGSFTVPCSIRRLDVGHALCDLGASINLMPLSIFKKLGIGEAQPTSVTLQLTDRTITYPKGKIEDVLVKVDKFIFPVDFIILDYEADKDVLIILGRPFLATEKVLIDVHKGELTMRVDNQEVKFNVLNTLKFPDNEEYQLNKIDLPEEEATQVCEVLALEESIKKLEPPSPSERQTKPTCPSLEEPPELELKPLPNHLKYAFLGSNNTLPIIISVNLSEPNEYSLLQMLQEHMWAIEWTLADIRGINPSYYMHKIRL, from the exons ATGGCATTAGAAGATCAAGAACAGACGCCAGAATCCACAAGCCATTCGAAGCCAAGCACGTCTAATGCTAGAGAACCTACGGTGCAGCTGAACGCACCATTTCCTAGACgcttgatgaagaagaatgatgagcAGCAATTTAAGCATTTTCTTGAACTTCTGAGGCAactgcatattaatattccactTGTAGAAGCCTTAGAACAAATGCTGAa CAACAGATTACCCAAAAAACAGAAGGACCCGGGAAGCTTCACAGTCCCCTGCTCAATCAGAAGGCTGGACGTAGGACATGCATTGTGTGATCTAGGAGCAAGCATCAACCTTATGCCACTCTCAATCTTTAAGAAATTGGGGATTGGTGAAGCACAGCCCACTTCTGTAACGCTTCAACTCACTGATAGGACGATCACATACCCTAAAGGAAAGATTGAGGATGTTCTGGTGAAAGTTGACAAATTCATATTCCCAGTGGATTTCATCATCCTTGATTATGAAGCAGACAAGGATGTACTAATCATTCTTGGACGACCATTTCTCGCCACTGAGAAAGTATTAATAGACGTGCACAAGGGAGAACTGACCATGCGCGTAGACAATCAGGAAGTGAAATTTAATGTGTTAAACACATTAAAGTTCCCAGATAATGAAGAATATCAACTTAACAAAATAGATTTGCCTGAAGAAGAAGCGACCCAAGTTTGTGAGGTCCTTGCGTTGGAAGAAAGCATAAAGAAGCTTGAGCCGCCAAGTCCGAGTGAGCGACAGACGAAGCCAACTTGTCCATCATTGGAAGAACCACCAGAACTAGAACTGAAACCTTTACCTAACCACCTTAAATATGCTTTCCTTGGATCAAACAACACCTTACCTATAATTATTTCAGTAAATCTTTCCGAGCCTAACGAATATTCTCTTTTGCAGATGTTGCAAGAACACATGTGGGCAATAGAATGGACACTAGCTGACATCCGTGGAATCAACCCATCTTACTACATGCACAAAATCAGGCTATAA